The following nucleotide sequence is from Podospora bellae-mahoneyi strain CBS 112042 chromosome 1 map unlocalized CBS112042p_1, whole genome shotgun sequence.
GTATGTCATGAGACAGTCGGGGGTCAATCCGTTTGCTCCGGAGGCAGGGAAGTTTCCTTTGGGTGGTATCGTCAAGTGGTAGCTAAGGTGTGCTGTTATGGCGGCGAGGCTTTTCAGTTCTAGGTTCGTCTTGACTTGCCATGCCATAGAAAGTGTACATCATTAGATACTATCACGACTTTCGAATAGCTGCCTACTTACTACCTACTTCATAGATGGAGGATGAAGTCTGTGAAACAGCACGAGAGTCAGCCGAGAATGCCGAAAGATGGAACTTTGCCTTTCAAGATATCCTAACGGCCTACCAGCCACCGTTTTGGATCTACCAACTGTATTCTCCGGCTTTACAGAGCAACTGTTTATCCTCAACATAACTGCACCCCACGGCACCAAATCTTCCAAATAAACACCACTTCTACACCCACtatacccccctcccatccctttGTTTGTCCAATCCCTATCCCAACCCAGACTTCAATCAATTTCACCCACCCTTCCAGAAGCGAACCAACCCGCACGCCCCAACTTCCTCATCTTTCACCATCAGTAACGAGCCACCTACCAAACGGGGCCCGCTCCGTTCCTCCTATTTCTCCTTTGTAACATACCGAGCTTCGGCTCAAGTTTCTCAACCCCGAAGCTTCCTGCAGCAAATTCTTTGAATGAAAAGAGGGCCAATAAAACGGCACAATTCCACCAAAGGGACCCAAAAATTCCCATGGGAATGGTACGACAAGGATTACATTGATGGAAGGAGCGGGAGTCCAATGGCTCATGGCTCGGGTTGCGGGTTTTGAGCTCCGGAGCCGGCGGGGGTGCatttcttcccctcccttctcttcccttcccttctcttcccttcccttctcttcccttcccttctcttcccttccCGTAACTACATACATACGTGCTCTCTGTTCTGTGGGGGTTAGGTCTTGGAGTCTCAAACCAGAGCTAGAAGCAAAAAGATTCCAAGCCCTACCTACTGATGAGTCGATCATAAAACACCCACCTGCCTAACCTAACCTATAACCCCCAGGTAAGTCATCAAAGAAAATAAGACCGAAAATGCAGTCAGAATCTACATGCTGCTTGGCTCCCTCCTGCCCCGTGTCTTACTTTCTAGCCAAGCTCTAGCAGCCTTTCTTTGACCTCTCCATTCGAGAAAACTTCCTAGCTCTCTTCTCCCGCCCCCAATCGAAATATTTCATAGGTAGTCAAGCAAGAAAGTCATTGCGGTGACCTTCAGATAAGACAAGCTATCAAGGtcctcaaccctcctccccaatcctTTGACCCAACAGCTCAAGCCCATCCCACCTCTTCTTTgttccctcaccaccagccccctACCTTCAAGCGCCAAGTGAACGGGTTGGCTGGTTTAACCCGTCTTCACCTttatctccatctcccttccTATCCTAGATGGAACAACTTCGGCGTGTTGCTCGCCAACACCTTCCCACCCAACAAACAACACCTCATCAAAGCAAAGCATCAAAGAAACACCTTGTCTgatcatcaaccacactgCATCACATCAAATCGCCATCACCCGGTTGAAATATCATTTCCTCACATTTGTAACTATGAGGAGAAGGCATTCTAGTCAACCTAAAATAATGATACTTGTTCCCATGTCGGATCCGTTTCCATGTCCTTCCCATAAGCCCATCTGTCTGCCCTATTCCCATACCAGGGCAATCCAGTTCAGTTTCAGCCATGTGATAAAAACCCGGAACCCTATTCATACACTCTGGTGTGATGACATGAAAAAAATAACCATAAGAACCCAATGTCAAAAAATATTGCAGTCTGATTCCAtgatctgctgctgctctttCTCattccatccatctcccacgTTGTTCGCTCGCTCGCTAGTCATTTCACAACATAAAAACAACCGACACCCCAACCTCGTAACCTCTCCCAATGTAGTAGAAGGTAACTACTCCGCTGTAGCTGCTTGTTTTGCCTTTTTGACCCGGCCTTTTGGAGAAAGAATTGGACTCATTTCACAGAGTCCCAGTCCAGCTGAAAGTTGACCCCGAACACCTTGACGAACTCCAGACAAAAAATATTGACAGGCCGACCCGAACTCCGTTCCCAAGCCAAATAAAGCCATGTATCATGTAGGTAAAGCCCGTCCAACCCAATCTAGCCGGACCCATAAATTGGAAAAGCCTGTCTCAAACCAAATGACGTGGGTGGATGCATGCGTAGGGTAAAAGCCTTTTGAGCTCAAAAATTCTACACACATTTCTCTCTCGGTGTCTTGTTATGGAGTTCAGTCCATGTAAAAGTCACCCTTCAAGATGCGCTCTTGGAAGTGATCCGGCTTCTGCGGGGCACGGGGCCTCGGCTGAGCAGGCGGCGCTGGCATATCAGACACCGACCTGGCTCGGTCGTGACGAGGATTGATTGACGAAGCCGAGACGGCGGGAGGTCCaccacgaggaggagaggcacTGAGGCCAGAGGCAAAGGAGAATGAGGGCCGGGCACCTTGGGCGACGGTGCTTTCGGCACGGGATCTAAGCTGATCGGACCAGTTGAAGCCTTGGTCTGATCGAGCGGTAGGAGAGCACAAGTCAGAACCTGTTCGAGCTTGGTTTGTGGTGCTTGCCTGAGGAGGGACTGTTCTGCCCCATGTGTAATTCCCGACAACTGCCGAAGCAAGAGGGGGTGTGGGTGGATTACTGCGGGCAGTACTGCCTCGTCGGACCGGTTGGGAAGGCATACCATTTGCACCAGGACTGTTACCTCCACGCATGCCACGCATGGCTTGAGCGGCACCCAGGCTCATCCGGCGAGAgaagggagtggtgggggcGGTGTGGGACATGTCATCTCCGTCCTCGATGGCACTCTCGTTGATGGACTCGGAATTGGTGGAGACGCTGGCACGGCGCATAAAGGCAGCAGAGGTGTTTGTGGGAGAGGTTCCTGGAAGACCAAAGGTGGCAACAGAGACTCTTCGGCGCTGGTTGTCCAGCATGGACGTGGccaagggggtggggaagccCGTGACTGATGGTTGCGAGATGGAATTGCTCCGGAAGAGGCTGGTGAGAGTGTTGGAGGTCACAGACCCGCGTCTCTGTTGTCGTGCCATATcgttgttggagttggtggaggatgagttgTCTGAAGACatgatgaaggaggggggCTTCAAGAGCCAGAGGACGCCAGGACTTATATCGAAGGGGACGAAAGTGTGCGTTTAACGTCCTCGTGTGAGGCGGCAAGGATGGCCTGTCAGGAGGGCGGGAGTGGCTTCGGGAAAATCGGTAGTAGGGTGGAAGTGTAGCAGCGTGTGCCGACTCGTATGTTTTGTAGACTGTAATGGTTCGAGTCCTGTGCACACCGGCGCCTTCGATGTAGTGGAGGTGAAACGCTTAAATGGCAAACTgttgtggggggtgggatgacGAGAATGACGAGGGGTGGTGCAACGCCAGGGCACTCGGGTCTGAATGGCTCGCGCGCTGTCGACTTTTCTTTGTTGACGGACAGCCAGGTGTTCAGGTAATGGGCGGGATGATCGGCAGGCCTCGTTCGATGGGAGAAGCACGGTCACGttttgggtgggtgggaaagACGACAGGTACAAGGCCGTTGCGATATTGCGgtcctttcctttcctttgtCTACAATGGCAGCAGCGGTCCGTCTCTGCCTATCTGGCTGTCGAGACGGGGCCAGGCTGCGGGCGGGGTGCTTCCTCAGACGCTGCAGAATTGGGGGGGTCTGACTCGATTGGCACCGACAGCGGACGATCGCGGGGAATGTGTTGGGGAAAGTGGTGTTTGAGAGTGAGATGGAAAGTACAAGCAGCTGCGGATCAATTTGAGatgtgaagaggaaggaaaagaaggggatCGTTCTGtcctcttgctcttgccTCTTGACTCTTGCCAgttccatcaccaccgacaaGCGGCGGTGGTAGTACTAACTACTATGGGAAGCGGCGTCGATCACTGGTTCGGCCAGCACAGACGCCGCTATCAG
It contains:
- a CDS encoding uncharacterized protein (EggNog:ENOG503P45U) — its product is MSSDNSSSTNSNNDMARQQRRGSVTSNTLTSLFRSNSISQPSVTGFPTPLATSMLDNQRRRVSVATFGLPGTSPTNTSAAFMRRASVSTNSESINESAIEDGDDMSHTAPTTPFSRRMSLGAAQAMRGMRGGNSPGANDQGFNWSDQLRSRAESTVAQGARPSFSFASGLSASPPRGGPPAVSASSINPRHDRARSVSDMPAPPAQPRPRAPQKPDHFQERILKGDFYMD